In the genome of Ovis canadensis isolate MfBH-ARS-UI-01 breed Bighorn chromosome 21, ARS-UI_OviCan_v2, whole genome shotgun sequence, the window AGGAAGCCGCAGCCCGCGAACGAGATGTTCCACGTCGTCTCCTTGGGGAACATCGCGGCGGCCCGCCGGGCTCCCGGGCTCCACAGGCCGCCCTGTGCGCCCCGCGCTCGCCGCTCGCTCCGGAGCCGGGGCTACACCGGCCGGCTGGCCCCTCGGTCGCTGCGGCTCGGGGTCTCAGCCGGCGGAGCTGGGGACTCTGCGCAGAGGCGGCGATTTTagcagggggcggggcggagccGGCTCGCGCGGGCCTATCGGGGCGCGCGGGGAACGGCCGCGCCCCCGgcccgaggccccgccccgcccgagGCCCCGCCCTCCCCGGAAGCCCGCCTGGGCCCGGCGACCCCGCCCCGAGCCCCGGCCCCGAAGCGGAGGCCCCGCCCGCCGTCCAGCACCCCCGGGCTCTGAAGCGCCGCACCTGCGGCCCCGCCAAAGGCCCGGACGCGAGTCCACGTCCCCCACGTcctgctgccccacccccaccaccgtgGACGGCGGAAAGGGGCGGGCGGGGGCCCAGAGCAGTGCGGATGGCCGCTGTCAAGCCCGGGACGTCGGCATCTGAGCCGGACACCCGGGAGCGGAGGGCCCTGCTGTCCGGGCAGCATCCCGCCTCCCCCAGGCGTAGGCCTCCGCCCGCCCGGGACACCGAGGAGCTCGCCGCGGGCCAGGGACCTGAAGGACCCACCGAGACTCATCACAGAATCACCCGTAAACACACAGGGCTGCGCGCAAACCACAATTCCCAGAGAGAACACTGGCGTCTCAGACACGCACCCGACCTCCCGGCCGAGCTGCGACCGCCCCGCAGCCACCTCTACCTGGGCACTAAGTTGGTTTCCACCCGCCTCCTGTCCCAGCTCCTCGGGCTGTGGGGTCTACTCCGGGGTGAGTCCAGCCCCGACCCGCCCTCACTAATTGCCCAAGCAGGTTCTGGTAACGtcaccctcccacccccttccGCATTTTTCTCCTGGATTGCAGGGCAGGGCCAGCCTGACTTGTATCCAGAGACCAGCCCGGCATCTCACTTGTTTcctggctcagtcctgtctctgttctgaccccatggactgtagcccaccaggctcctctgtctatgggagttcccaggcaagagtactagagtgggttgccatttcctttttgggAACTTGTGgactcagggttcaaacccatgtctcctctattggcgggattctttacccctgagccaccaggtcatCCGGCACCTCACTTCACCTCCCAAACAAGGGGCTCATCTCTGCTGAAGGCAGGTGGCCAGTGTGCATGTCACCCTTGATATTCGCTCCCCAGGCAGGAGTTCGGTTCAGGACCCAGCCTGGGGCTGCTCCCCAATCAGGCCCAGGCAAAGCCAGAGCAGGGCCTCCCCGGGACAGGGCCATCGGGCATCATGCCAACCAGTCCTCAGCTCCAAGCCACCCGTGCTTGGCATGTGTGCCTGGCATGGGAACCCGCGCCAGTAGAGCAGTGAGGAAAGTCAGCCCAGACGGGCCGCTTGGGGAGGGGGTTGGGCTGAAGTGGGAGAGAGTGCTTCCGCAGGTTCAAGTAAGGACTGAGAAGGGTGAAGCGTGGGAAGGCACAGGGccctgggtgggaggaggggaggggagctgggtCCTGGGAAAAGGGATGGCAGGGGTGAGGGGTATTTGGCTTAGAACCCCGAGTGCTTTGGATGGAGGAGCAGCCCAGGACTGGGGTGCCTGAGTGCTTGGGGAGGCTGCGGGACACAGCAGATGACGGGGACACAGTGGGGATGGAACAGACCCCCAAGGCCAGCCTGCAGAGCCCAGGGGCCACCAGGGTGGACCACCAAGGAGAGCTGGACACGGTGAGCTCAGCCACGGGCCTAAGGCTGTCCCTGCAGCCTGCTCTGGGGGAGGCCAGTGTCCGGGTTGTTTCTGAGGGAATGAGGCTGTGCCGCCCCAGTGCAGGGAGGCCTCTGCTCCCATTTCCACACGCTAGCTGACTTGTTTTGGGTACATAACCTTCCCTTCAGGCCCCTGGGACCAGGAGTTCTGGAGCCAGGAACATCGAGCCCTTCTCAGAATGCTGCCTGTGGAGTGGGAGGCagacctccccttcccccagcccagacAGAGGAGAATCCCTGGGGGTTGCCGGCCACCAGCCAGGGTTCCTCTGCCCCCACGGGGTGGAGCCTAGGATTGTGAGTTCTGCCCCTGTACCCGGGGTCCACTCCTCTGGGAGGGGCCCCAATACCCTAGCCTTGGACCACGGCCTCAGGTCATCTGTGTCCCTGGGCACACagagccccccaacccccacacccAGACCTTTTCCTTGCCATGGTCCTCACCCCCGTCCAAGCCCCCACCCCTCAGGCCAGCGCCCCGGCCCTGGGCCTCTTGCAGAGGCCCCCACCCCCCTGCTCTGCCCTTACCACTCCCCTCTGGAAGTGAGTCCACAGCTCCATAAATGCCCACTGCCCGGTGAGCTCCTAGCACTTACCCACCACACCAGCCTTCAGAAAGGCAGAGCATCTACTGGGGagcctggcattggcaggcagaggccCAAGGCCGTGAAGGCTGCCGGCAGCTACAGGGCCAGGATAGtgagatgaagaattgatgcttttcaactgtggtgttggagactcttgagcatcccttggactgcaaggagatccaaccagtccatcctaaaggaaatcagtcctgaatattcattggaaggattgatggtgaagctgagactccaatagtttggtcacttgatgcgaagaagttactcactggaaaagaccctgaagctggcaaagactgaaggtgggagaaggggatgacagagcatgagatagttggatggcatcaccaactcaatggacaagaatttgagtaagctccaggagctggtgatggatggggaggcctggtgtgctgcagtccacagggtaccagtcagacgcgactgaactggGTAGTGAGAGggcctctcccctctgccccGTATTTTAGGCCAGAACTTGGCAGAAGGGGCGTGGGCCGGCCTGCCACTAAAGGACCTGAAAAGCATGCGGCCCAGCGCTGCTGTCTGCAAGGCACCTCCACATCTGCCGAGCAAAGGCAGTGGCCACCAGACGGCTGGTGCACTGAGGTTCAGAGCAGCTGAGGGACACCCGAGTTGCTCGGCGCTACAGTGGAGCTGGGGTGCTGACTCGAACGAGACCAGGAGCCTGACTCCTGCAACGGAGTCCGGTCGCACCCCATCTCCTTGTGTGACTGAAACCACTCAGTCTAATGGGAACTGCTGGCCTCAACTGGAGGCACCAGCCTCACAGAGCAGAGGTTCTGAAGATTTTCTGGATCGGGAGTCCCCGGAAAGCCTTACTCCCTCCAAGACCCTGGCAGTCCTCAGGAGCTGGGACAATGTCCAAGAAGGAGGCACAAGGCTTGGCCATACTCAAGACCCACAGGAAGTGACCCCTCCCAGGCACCCCACTCTGGGCTCTTCAGACTCCACGGAACAAGGGTCCTGGTTCACCCCAGAACGAGACAAGGATGCAGGGACCACACTGATAAAGCACTCTCAGAAAGCTcaagaaatacataaaaagggTTTTATTTGCAAAGGAGACGGACTCTAGTCAAACAGGCCGAAGCCCATGTCGTCATCTGACTCCTCCgactcttccttcttctcctccttcttctcctccgCTGCGGGGAGAAAGCACGGTGAGCTCAGTCGCAGTGCAGGCCACACACCCGGCAGAGGCAGGCCTCAGGGCGTGCGCACCAACAGGGGCCGGAGCCCCCACTTACCTGCGGCTGGAGCAGAACCCGCAGCGGGTGCTGCCGATCCTGGGGCAGCAGAGACGGCCACAGCCCCGCCGGCAGGCACGCTGGCCAGCTTGCCGATACCTGCAGAGACCAAAGGGGAGGTGAGCCCAGAGCAGGTGTTCCGCCTGAACGTCATCTCAGAATGAAGACACTGTCCAGCTCGTTCGGGTCTGTGCCAGATTCCCATTTTCCCAGACACTGGCTCCTAGGAATCCTCCCCCTCCCGCCCAGCAAATCTGCAGGCCCACAGTGCCCCACCAGGGAGGTTACGTTGAACAAACATGCTTTCGACCAGGGAGAGAGAATCCACTGTCCCAGTGTCCAGGCCCTCACCCCCACGCAGTGAGTTCACAGACAAGGCTGCCTCTGCCCTGTCATGAACCCAGACAAAAACAACTCCCCCAAAGCTCAACTCCCAAGTAAGTCCAGCTCCAGCCTGACCTCACAGGCAGGGGCCTGTGGTCAGTCCTAGCCCCCCAGCAATGAGGCTTGTTTACAGAAGCCCACTGATGGCACAGGCGCCCCTGCCGCCCTGCCCGGGGGGTTGTCTAGAAGCGCCACAGCATGAGCCCACGGAAACCCTGCTCACTCCTCTGGGTTAGGCTTCTAGAGTGCTCTGGTCCACAagcgaagcctggcaggccacaagcTGACCGGCAGGGATTAGAATGGACTGTGAAAACGGAAGCCTCGAACACGACCTCACCCTGGGCAATGACGTCCTCAATGTTCTTTCCGTTGAGCTCACTGATGACCTAGAGCAGACGAGGAGCGGGGTTACCAGAGGCCGGCCACACACACAGCTCCCCCCGCAGGGCAGTTATGGCCCACTCAGGACAGTAAGTTCAGACATCCCGCATGTGGAAAATAACACCAAAACTTACtgctgaaaaaaaatgcaaaatatctcaCTTCACACTCAATCTGTATCAAAAGAACCTTCACCAGGCTGAATGAAAGCTCCCCTGGTGGCCAGtcagtaaagactccacctgcaatgcgggagagccggtaccgtccctgggtcgggaggcattcttgcctggagactccccacggacagaggaacctgatgggctgcagttcgtggggtggCATAGTCAGACAGGACGGAGTGCCTAAGCACAGCacctcgattcctgggttgggacgatcccttggagaaggaaatggcaacccgctccaatattctcgcctgggaaatcccatggacagaggagtctgacggtCTACAGCCCATCGGGTCGCAACaatctgacacgacttagcgagtAAACCGCCACCACACtgagttcaaaaaaataaagttaacgtGGGcttgttttcacttaaaaaaaagctTACACGTGACTTGTTCCCACTGAGCCACGCTAACGCGGACTTGACCTCATCCCCATTTTTTCTTACTTTGGGCTGTACCAGTACATTAGGGCAGTTCCAAAACCACATGGGTTGGCAAAGGCCTTCCACTAAACCCGCGGCAACCTTCTTCCCTGGGCTGGGTAGGAGAGGGAGCCCCGTATGCGCCGTATAGGGTCGGCGGGGCTTTCAGGCCCCTGCGAGGCGGCTACCTTGTTGAGCCGGTCGTCGTCTGCCTCGATGCCCACGCTGTCCAGGATCTTTTTGATGTCCTTGGCGCTGGGGGAGGAATTGCCCCCGAGGGCGGCCAGCAAGTAGGAGGCAACGTAACGCATCCTAGCGCATAAGGCAAGGACAACGGCATTAGGGGCAGCCTCCGGTCCCTGCGAGGCCAGTGCCCGGCCGCGCGCGGCTGGTGCGGAGCCGCCGCCGAGGCCTGGCCCACGCCCTGCCCCGCCCGCCCCCGGCGGCACTCACGACCGCGGCCAGGCCCCGCGGCCCGGCATTCCCGGCCCACTCACT includes:
- the RPLP2 gene encoding large ribosomal subunit protein P2, whose product is MRYVASYLLAALGGNSSPSAKDIKKILDSVGIEADDDRLNKVISELNGKNIEDVIAQGIGKLASVPAGGAVAVSAAPGSAAPAAGSAPAAAEEKKEEKKEESEESDDDMGFGLFD